The window CATAGAGACATCAGATAAAGAAGATATTATGCAACATTTAAATGTTAGATGTTTGATCCTAGTTATTAAACTATTAAGGTGAATGTTACTGTGCTTTCCTCAAGCTTATtagttctgtatttctgctaGAGTAGCTATTGAATCTGCATTTGTGGGGCTGTTTGTAGGACTGGTGATCTTGTTTATGTCAGTATTTACTCTCAGAAGCTGAAACTCGACCCTTGGTTGTAAATACCCATCTTTCGGAACACTATGTGATGTCCCCTAAGGTAGAAATGACAGGATGGGAGGGGAAAACTGATACTTGTGGTTAGGTAGTGCGGAATAAAAGCTAAGCTCTCTCTCCCACGCTTTCTGAAGTCTTGTGAAATACAAGTTGCCATTTAGTGGATATATTTTTGTCCTCTGCAATGGGAGCAGAATTACGCCTAGGACGCTCAAGCAAAACACTGTAGGCTAACTGGAAGTTGTGGTAGATAATCACGCTGATAGTGATTACTGATAGTAATTACTGATAGTAATCACGCTGCCACGGCAGTTTTCCTTTGTGATCTTGTTGCCATTTGCATGCAAGTGGCAGTTAACTTTAGGTTATTGCATAAGAAGTAGTAACCATTTCCCTTGTGGGATAGTTGTTCAAGTAGAACtgagctgaaaaaaatacataggaaAATCTCCATGGGTGCATGTGCTTTGCAATGTGTTAGTGCCAGCTCCCACTGACGGGGCCATAAATCCACAGCAGTTTCATGACTTTACCATGATAGTATCAGTCATACCCATTCGTTCATAAAACTTTGACAGAATGCTGCTTTAAAGCATTCAGTATAAAAGAcaatttgaaaactgaagaataaatagcatagggtttgggttttctttgttgttatCATTAGAAAAACCATTTATTTAATTACACAGTTTGTAAAGGAAGTGGTCAGCTGCAAATTATCTGATGTTGGAGGCTGGTTATAGATTTCAGAATACTATGTGAAGAGGCAGAGAGGAAGTTACCAAGGCAAGGGTAGATGTTAACCAGAAGATTGAGAGTAGAACCCTTCTCTCTCTAAGTTTGGCTTCTGGCTGTGGAAGTTTTCCTTTTTGACTGTGTAATTAATGCATGTTTTGAAATTTGTCATTTCATCTTCTCCCCATTGCAAGGTTAGATACCTGCCTCATGAGTGTTCCAGTTTACATTTCCAGATGCGGTTCTGAAACTTCAATGTAAGACATGTTAAAAAACTTGCATATTCTATAGAAGATTGTTTAGTGAGTGGTCATGTTTTTAAATCTTACATTTGGAACTGAACCTGATAAAAGTGAGGACAATAATTTAATCATTCTTAATTGCACATCTCTTCTATTTAGATGACAAAGCTCCTGTGACTGATACCAACATTCCTTCTCACTTGGAGCAGATGTTGGATATTCTAgttcaagaagaaaatgagagggaATCGGGTGAAACAGGACCATGTATGGAATATTTGCTACATCACAAGATTCTGGAGACACTCTACACATTAGGAAAAGCTGATGTATGTATTCCTCAGCAGAGCACATTATCTTTTATATGAGCTCCTAACTGTGATAGAGACTGAAGTTCTACAGTAGGTGGTAGTGTGGGACACTGAACTATAGCAAACAGTTGTGTGCTTGTGTTACCAACATATTATGAAGAACTGTCTTTTACAAGTACGATCAAAGTGAGCCAACCAGAGAAATTCTGACCAAGGCAGCACTCTGAGATTTGTTACTCACCACTCATAATATTGACTGTGAAGCTAGAAGTAGGACATGCATATTTGTTCAGTCTAGTATTCTTCTGGCTATACAACAGAGTATTTCCCCTCTCTGTCCTTTGTTAAGTGTTGGGAAATTCTTGGGTGAAAAGCACTGTATTAAATACagactttgtttcattttttggaATGGACTAAGTTATTGCTCAGAAAGACTTCCATGTCAGAAAGCATTAATTTAAGCTGATTCCCAGACAGCTTCCACATCCAATTCTTTGGTATGAATGCAGCCTTTGGCAGTGTTGTTTGGTTCTTCTCATGTCTGCTTTGTGGCACATGTGAAATTAGTGTCGTGGGTTCGGTGCATTCTTGTTGCTGTCTTTCTTGACAGACTTACGAGCTGAAGTGTATGGGGTTGGATGATAAGAGGTTAAAATTAACCTATGGAATAACAGCATTTATTGACATGGCAGGACACAGAGTCAGGGTGGATTTAGCTAGAAACAAAGGACCACGAGCCATCAGATGTCATGGAGATGTGAAAGTACTCTCATGTGGCATGGTGCATGAGGGACAGTAGAACAAGGGTCTGGATGTTCCACAGATACTTGTGATTTGTATTCTGCTGAATATCAGGGAAAACAACAGCTTTCTCTTGTCCTGGAACATCTGTTTGTAAACACTCTTATCTGTCTAAGGTTAACTGCTTGTgaattcaaaatacattttgcagacATTAAGGTGTTTATCATCATTTGTTTGTATGTACTGACTCACTGAATTGCTGGGGTTTGCAGCACAGTACCATAAAATTAGACAGCTGACACGTAGCCAATTAATTTCCCCTTATCATTGTATTGGTAGGGAATATTTCATGTAAAGATTGGTAGGAGTCTGCACTGCAGCAATTAACTGAAATTATGAATAAGTtgaaaaaggaaacagtaatgaaatgcaacattttttgttgttctctGTTAATGTTGATAAAAGGAATGTGTTAACAGATgatggtattttaaaaatgctttgggAAGAATTATTGCTGTTACATTAGCCATTGTGAGTGATAAATTTGCATCTTGTTTCTCTCCACTGTTGTTATATTGTTGTTATTGTTCATCTGGTTTCTTCCAGTGCCCTCCAGGAATGAAACAGCAAGTTTTGGCTTTTTATACAAAACTTCTTGGAAGAATACGGCAACCTCTTCTTCCCCACATAAACGTGCACAGGCCAGTGCAGGTACTGCTCAGATTCGAAGTGGGCTATGTTGCAGCATGACAAGTTTCTCTTATTCTGCTGTAGCTAATGAGCTCTTTAACACATTCACTGTCAAGCGAGTTAAAGAAACTGCTCAAGTGCAATATCAGTTTAATGTCTTGATGATTGGAGCCTTGAACTGCAACTGCAATGCAAGTCAAAAGTAATAAAGAAGTCTTGTTCACAGCAATCTAAACCTAGAGCAAATGTTTAAGTCAATAATCCTACATCACTGTAGTATGTGTATAGAAAAAGAACTCAGTCCATCATTTCTAGAAAAAAAGCTATAATTTCCTCTCTGTCTTAATGTTCACTTTTCTTTATGTGACAGAAATTGATCaggctgtgtggtgcagttCTGGCAACaccaacagaaaatgaagaaattcagTTTCTCTGTATAGTATGTGCAAAGCTGAAACAGGATCCATACCTGGTCAACTTCTTCCTTGAGGTGAGTCAACCAAATCAAAAGTTTCTAGGTGTATTTGCTGTGTCACAGACAAAATCTAACGGAAAAGCGAAAATATCACATTGTGCTTCTTaggtttgttttcattcactctgtaatttttttcctgtgatgttAGCaattggtttgtttggtttcttttttacttcCAGAGACTTGATACATCTGATTATTTTTACTAGAATTTTATTCAGGGCTTACAAATACacctgaatcatagaatcacagaaacatagaagagttagggctggaaaggccCGTAAGGtaccagttccaaccccctggcatgggcagcagcagaagcacgGTGCCATGCACAGGCCTCAGTCAATATCAAAGAGATGCAAAAGAGCAGGTCACATCCAGTGCCAGTGCGATCTACCAGTTCTGGGATGTGATCAAGGAGGAAGCACAGGAAACAGATTCTCCTGACGAAGCTGCTTCTTGAGCTTGTCTGTCAAAGCCACAGGAGGCTGGGGTCTCTGCCTCTCCTCGTCAACATCTCTGAAACGGACGTTCTTCAGGATGCTCTTGGGTGCAGCCCTCAGGTccatgttgttttgtttgtggctCTGCGAGACAGGTGCCCAGCCCTGTGCAcgtcctgctgcagcctggaagCCGATGCCGGGAGAGGCTGGTGCCTTGGCACCTCAACAACATCTCTGAAACGGACCTTCTTCAGGATGCTCTTGGGTGCAGCCGTCGGATCCGTCTTCTTTTGTTTGTGGCTGTGCAGGACAGGTGCCTCTGCCACCTCAACAACCTCTCTGAAACGGACCTTCTTCACGATGGGCCTGGATGGGACATTCAGGTCTGTGTCATTTTCTCCTGAGCTGCTCAGGGCAGGTGCCTGGCGCTGTGTCTCTCCTGGTGCAACCTGCTTGCCACACTCAGCGAAGAATGGTACTTTTGCCTCCTCTTTGGCCACATCTCTGAACTGGTCCTTCGAGATGGTGCTGTATGACATGTGCACATCTGCACCACGCGCTCTGACGCAGTGCAGGGCAGGTGGCTGGTGCTGggcttgtgctgcagcagcctgccAGCTAAAGCCACGATGTTCTGGTGCTGGTGCCGTGGGAACAAGAGGTGCCTGGTGCTCCTCTGCCTCAGGAGCTCTGCGCAAGCAGCTCCCCTTGGGCTGTTGCAAAGTCTCgatgctgctgggcaggggtGGCAGAGACTTTGCAAGCACCTTCTTGTTCAGCCCCAGCGACTTGCCATAGAGGCTGTCCTTAAAGTCTGCCGCCGGCATcgctggctgctgctctgcctctcgCCACGTCCTCctgctctgggaagcagcagtgctCGCACAGGTgtcaggagcaggagcaggctgaGTGGCAGTGGCCTTGCTGCCATTAGCTGCACTGACAGTGCATCTCCTtgtcactgcagccctgccGCACACTGGGTCCTGACTTCCCACTGCCTGCTGGCAGAGCCCCCGGCTCTCAGCACTGGTGGCACAGGCTGTGGGCCTGAGTGCGGCAGGCTGACAGCTCTGTGGCCGTGCAACAGtgctgccatgtgcagggacagaGGGCAGCTGGGCAGCGGttgtgcaaagctgcttttggctCTTGCTTGTACTGCCTATGGCCACATCCCTGAATGTGGCTGTAGGGGCAGAGGGTGCCAGAGTCAGTGGAGGCAGCCTGCGGTAGCTGCTGGCTGCTCTCACTGGCTGCCATGGTGGCCGAGGTGCCCTTTCCACCAGTGGTGGCAGACGTGTCTGCTCCTCTGTCCTGCTGCGGGGCAGCACCACTCTGTGCCCCAGGCTGCCCACCTGCAAGAGAAGTGGAGGAGAGAGGCTGTGTGATGGTGTCTCTTGCACCCGTGtcccagctggctgagctcaCCCAGTTGggctcccctgccagccccatggcaaggctcagccccacaggtggctgctgcctgctcccagagctggctggggagagggctggccACCCGCAGCCCATGGCCACTGCCCACAGCACCCCTGTATGCCCGGGCAGCCTGCGGGCCACAGCATGGGGGGCTCAGCTTCCTCCCTCCTGCACCTGCCGCCTGCCCGTCAGCAGTTCCCATGGTTGGGAAGGTGTTTGGCCCTGTCTCCCTCGGGGTCCCTACCTCTGCCTGCTGGGTCACGATGGGCGGAAGCCTTCGTGGGAAGGGCAGCTGTGGCAGCGTGATCCTGTGCGGCCCTTGCTCAGGCTGCCTGTGGGACACCTgcgggcaggaggaggaggaagaggtgtgTGATGGAGGCGGCTGCCTTGGCACAGCAGCCCCCGCAGGGCCGGCAAGCCCGGCCCCGGCACCGAGGCAGCTCCGTGTGGCCCCGTCCCACCACCGgcctctgcctcctgccccagccctcacCTGGCATCTCCTTTGCACTCCTGGCTGGCCTTGGGCAGGCTGGGAGAGGGCGTTTGATCCATTGACCACTGGCATCTTCCGTGTCCTTGGATGCGGACTTGCCATGGACTCACACGGCAAATGCCACCTCTAGGGTGCTCCAGGGCCTTATATACCCCACATAACAGACGCAACAATGCCCCCGTGGTTTCCATGGAGATGCCTCTGCCCTCGCCAGTTCCAAACGGTCCCAGCTGCCCATGGGCAACTCCACAGCAACCCCTGAAGCTTTGTGATGGTGGCAGCATCGTGCCCATGACCActgggcacccaggggtgcacttttctcctccctgtttTTTCCTTGACAAGATGAAAAgggaacagagaaaagaaagaggtgaaagaaggaaaaaacccaacaaaaataataaaatacttggTAACATCATTCTATCAATGTAAAACATGATGGATGTTTCCTTGGCTTAAGTTCATATCAGCAAAGATGTTCTTGAATAACATGGTGAGGATATTCCAAATAAACAGAATCTCTCAGCACTCCTAAACACGGAGAAAGCTTTAGGAATCAGAAGCAAAAATTCACCTGTAGTTACAACAGCAATGAGGCAAACTCTGAGAAGCACATACATTGTTGTATGCCAGTCGTGCTTATGTGGGGTAGAAAGTTTGGGGCTAGAGAGATTAATTATCTAAATGAACATGAAAGTACATCAGTGAGTACATTGCCATCTGATCATATGGGATACTTAGGCTTTGTCCTGTACTCCTGGAATTCACACATTGCTGAGGCTGTCTTAATTTCTCAcatgttattttctcttccacacACTATATCACAGAGCCCTCTGGCTGAGAAGTATAGAACTGGACAGGCCTCCCTTCAGAGCATATCAAAACCATCCCTTAATTAGCTGGTGGATGCAATTTGATTTAAGACACATGAAATACTGGCTCGTTTTCAGGAACTGAATGCCTTTTTCCTTGCCATACTAAATAAAGACAGCGCTCCCTAGTCTGACTGGCACTGATCAGTCTTACAGCTGAGGCACACGCCTGCGTGTAGACACATCCTCTTACTCAAAATCTTCTTGTAACTCTGATGGCTCTTTCACAAGAACTGAGAACACACTTTGGAAAGAATATGCCAAAGGCACAGTATTACAGGCATGGTTACAGTGACTTGAACCTTGAGAGATTCCTGAAGAGATTTGGGAAAAccacttttcttctcctgttagTCTTGCCCAGTACATTCAGGGCCACATATTCtggatattttctttctcttgcctaCTGTTATCTACCAATAAACTTATCTGTTGTAAACGTGACAGGTTGGAAATTCAGATCTAGCCGAGTTTTCTCAcgcagttctttttctttcaatatgGTTAAACAATAAATAGAAGTAAATACCACGAGGTTTAACTTAGTCACACAATCTGGTTTTTTCGGTCCGCTTTGGAGTCTGTTTGAGTTCAGGGCTGATGTTAATCCTCCACAACATGCAGTTGTTTATTCTACGGCAAGTCACCCGGACAGACAGGGatgtcagcagcagagcacgTTACTGCAGTAAAACATGAGGTCGGGCTGCCCCCTGCGGGCTGTATCCAGCACTGGCATGAACAACAGCTCCTGGAAGCTGGTTAATGCTAGTACACGACTTCTACGTCTGAACACCGGATTTCGACGTAGTTTGTACATGTAATGTCAAATATAACAATTGGCTTCCTGCTGCCTGGTTGCTACTGctagagaggaaggaggaaatacAGACTGCACATAGCTGATGCAACAGTCCAGCCCACCAGGTATAAATAACAGCTCAATATACATCACCTGGGAATTCTGAGAGTACCCAGAGACTGGGGTAACAGCTTCTGAACATAAAACCCGAGAAACCAAAGGGAAGGCACATGAGTTGCCAGGCAGGAATTAAGGACAGTGCATTACAGTAGCACTCCAAGATCTAATCAGGAACAGGATCCCTTATTACAGACACAGATCTGCTTACTTCAGCTTTTCACACCATGAGGCCTGAATGTCAAACTAGTCCAAAGCAGCCTGAGGCAAAAGAACAGGGATGAGCGAGAGAAGCATCTCAGGATGACCCTGGGTCTGTTACagacttcattttctctgcttctcatcAGTAGGGCCTCCAGCCCAGTTCCTTAAGGGCTTCCTCCAAGTGCAGACACTTGTTCCTACAGGGTTGATGACTCAGAAGGAATTACAAAGGAACAAGTTGTACAtagttatttcagaaatgtacTTTGGCTCAGAGTACAGCTCCTGAGCATGAAATTCCAGCTGCAAGTGTTCTGATGGCTCCCTTCACCCTCAACTACAGCTGAAATAATGCAGTGGGCATGTACATGGTCACTCAGCTCCTTGGAAACCACAAAAGAAGTCAGTTAGTTGTCAAGAAAGGCCAATCTTTGAATACAAGATCCTAAATTCACTGGCGCTTAGTTATTGCAAAGATGCAAGTATCGTGTCTGAAGTGATAGCCATAGGGATAAGTGAATGTCTTCATAAACTCAACCCAGTCCTGTAGCTTCAGATAACATCATTTGAGAACCAAGTGGGACAAGTGAACTGCTAAAATGATGGGCTGTCATGAGCAACCAAAGCTTCTACAAGGCTGAGTAACACACAGCAGTTAAGCCCCAAGGTAACATTACCAGTTGGCATATAATTCATTCTACACAGGACACATAGGGTTATATTTTCCTCAAAAACAATAGCTATGAGGGATTCTaaatcctgctgctgtgtgtccCATAGGTGAAACCAGGTCATCTACGGCCTGTGCTGGAGAGAGCATGTTCCTACCATGACACCGTGAATAGAACCCAGAGGAGTTACAGGCCACATTCCTGGTACAGCAAACTACTGAGGAACATAACTGGACTTTTGTCATGTAACTGTACAGCCAGCGAACACTGGAGAGCATTGTGACACTGCTATTTAGAGCTTTCTAGATAACTGTGCTATCAAGAATTAAAATGAATTGCGAAGCCACTACTGAGTATCTCAcatcataaatattttagtCACTTGCTTcaaaattatgacattttatAGTGCCAAAACTTAAATCAGGCTCCATGTAAAATCTCAGTTATGCCTCAGGCCAAAGACAACGGAATTGAAACTCTGACTAAAACCTAGTTTTACTTGTGGACTAATGCAAAAGAGAGAATTTCTATACTTGCATAGTAGTAGTGTTCCTGAACTCCCATCGAGATCAGCTTCTGCTTACGATTAAACAGATTATCTGAGAACATTTTAGGGATGAACGGATTATAGCCCTAAATCCAAAGATGTAAGTAACAATGGAATCTTATTACACATTAGAAAACAACAGCACTGTCAGAGCTGGTCAAAAAGTTACTCAGAAATCTCTTAGTAGGTCAAGGCTAAGCACCTCAACTGTCCCCCAGAATACATGCAGATGCTGATTGCCAGACCCCCCTCTCTGCAAGCACACAGCAAAATGACTGAGGAAACCAATTTGTAGCAGGGGGACTACTCAGTTGTTTATCTCCAATATTTTGAGGCAAAATCCAGTTTTATGTCTATTTATGTGACATTCAAACTCTCACTGTCATTACAGCTGCAATAAAGCATACTGGAAGTGTATTCTTCATCTCTTTGCTTCAGCTTCCACTCGCACAGGAACAAGTTTGTCCTGCTAACCTGCAGACTTCAGTGAAATTAGTTAAGCTCTGACTGATAATATATGACAGCATTCTAGATGGTTTCAATAATTTATTATATGCTGACACTTGCAGGTACCGTATGGCAGAACATTCATGTATTTACTTAGAGAGGAAAGCCTGGATTATGAGGCTTCTAGCTGAATAGAAATATTTGAGGAAAACATGATGCTTTTGGAAAACAAGTATCTAATTTCACATACAACATGTACATCTGACCTACTTGTGTGGTCTCCTTTACAACGCATTATATAAGCTAAAGCAGGGTAGTACAGAGAGAGTAACTGATGGATGAACATGAGAAATAGCCTACTGGGCAGAGGTATCTATCCATCCAGCCCATATTATTCCACCACAGCAACGAGTGATGGCATAAAGACACTTGCAGATGTGACAGGGAAGCAACTAGACAACAGATTAATACCTAGGAAGTTTGTAACCCATCAGAAGACAAATGAATGATGAGTGTCTCTACAGAAGGAGTAGATGTGCAGATGTGGAGCAGGATGCACAGACCAGGAAATGCTTGACAATGGGATTTAAGGAAATACTGCATGATGAACTGATTACATGGTGCTACCAGCAAATCAGCAAGGAGGGAGGTGTTGCACACAGCTGAGACACAGACAACCATAAAATTAGTGACAGAAAATTACAGCAAACAGAAGCACATACGATACTACATACAAGACATTGATTAAACCTGGGAGAAGTATATTTCGGAGTTCAAACGATGTTCTTTGGTATCCAATGCACAATAGAATGCTTTCTGTAGTCAAGCCCAGAAGCAAAAATGGAGGAAGATGGTTTTAAACATCTCTTTAGCCCTTCTCAAAAGCAGAGATCATGCTGAGCCACTAACACTTCATTCTTTATTTCATCCAAGTAGTCACTGAAAACATACATGTCCATCTGGTTATTATAAACACAATAAATTCCTGCACAGAATATAAACAGATACCAGCTCCACTAGCATGCTTTCACGCTGGGGTACAGAAACGTACATTCCAAATCCTCAACCTTTCTGAAGCAAAAGTCCAGACTTCAGGAAGTTCTTCTGTAATGTAGACAAATACATCCATTAGAGACTGGCCTGGTGCCATCATTCTAAATAGCAGAGATTTTCAGGTAGAAAGGCTAGCACATTATCTCACTGTCTCGCTCCATTTAAGTTGATTTAATCTAGGCAATTTCATTAATTTGTAAGAGGGAGAAAAGTTCCCAAAAGCTCTATCAATTAAAACAGTCTTGCTTTCAAGCTGTCTCTTAATTCACACTCAAGCAAAACACTAAGTCATTGCATACGCCACCCCAAAAAAAGCACTGCCTTGCCAAAATCACCCCAACAACCTCAAACCAGCACAACTCTGCTCTCAAGAGTATTAAAATCAGAAGTAATACTTGTGAAtaccactgaaataaatcagtGGAATAAACATCAAGCATGAATAGGTGAAGACTTACTGCTGCATATGACATGACATTGGCTGTCTGTTCGTAACTGAGTCATCTCCAATTGAATCATCGCCAGTGAGGACAAGAAGTATCCAAATGCAGTGTAACCTTGCACTGGCACTGGTGAAATAATTGTTTCCATTAGTTTCCAATGATTTGCCTTACTACTGGTCTGCCAGTATTTATCTAATATTCCCAGCAGTGAGAAGTACTTCCCTATACTTGTGAAATTTGAGACTACTTTAAgagagcattaaaaaaacccatatttaCAACACTCGTAAGCACCACAAACTGGATTTTGCAGTATGGTGCCGACTTCAAGCTCAATATATTGGTAAGAATGAGCAGGTCTAATTTGCAGAGACCTCATTTGTTTAATAAACTTAGGGATAATcatatttctaatattttctttgtgatattttctttgtttcctttactGCAAAGCCAAAACCCTAAGAACTCACTTTTACAACCAAAACCTGAATTCCAACTGCAATGaaatattctgtttaaaaaaacagttttctatACATCAGGCACTCTTAGAATAATAAGAGGCCCTCAAGCATTAGAAAAGCTTTACCTCACCATCTGTGAGGAGATGACTTATGATTTCATAAAATGTGAATTATGCTTAGGAATACTCTCACTGCTATAAAACTGTCTCCTTTTATGTATTCATGATATCTTACTGTTTCTTTACCCATTCTGCTGCTCAGAAGTAGGAAGGCGATGGCATACCCAAAAGAcacttttgcaaatacaaataGATTGCAAAGAGCATTTAAAATTACCATTTTAAATCAGACTGCTTAATCAAGCACGTGTGCTTTGAATCCAcactttcttcagaaacaatgCAAGCTTCCAAATAGTATCTATGGAGATAGAATGGGAAGGTCCCCATTAGCATGGTAAACACCCTCACAATGatggaagaaaagctgtatcACTCCTCAGCCCACTCACTGACAACACGCTTGCATTCAAACCTACAACtcctcatttgtttttctctaagaAAGCAATATAAACCTTCAATACAAAGTATACCAGCAGGTGAAATGTTGCCCCTGAACTGTACTTAAAGTATGACAATCCTCATATACATAAATCTAAGTATTtacatatacaaatatacaTAAACACTAATA of the Melopsittacus undulatus isolate bMelUnd1 chromosome 4, bMelUnd1.mat.Z, whole genome shotgun sequence genome contains:
- the LOC117436068 gene encoding protein FAM160B1-like isoform X1; this encodes MLDILVQEENERESGETGPCMEYLLHHKILETLYTLGKADCPPGMKQQVLAFYTKLLGRIRQPLLPHINVHRPVQKLIRLCGAVLATPTENEEIQFLCIVCAKLKQDPYLVNFFLEVKPGHLRPVLERACSYHDTVNRTQRSYRPHSWYSKLLRNITGLLSCNCTASEHWRAL
- the LOC117436068 gene encoding protein FAM160B1-like isoform X2, which gives rise to MLDILVQEENERESGETGPCMEYLLHHKILETLYTLGKADCPPGMKQQVLAFYTKLLGRIRQPLLPHINVHRPVQKLIRLCGAVLATPTENEEIQFLCIVCAKLKQDPYLVNFFLERLDTSDYFY